AATAATCACCGCTAAACTCTTCAAGCTTTGTCTTTTTAACTAGACCTTTCTTAGAAATAAACAATACTTCAACAGAATTAGTAAAATCTTTAACTCCTAGTACATTCAACACCTTAATATTTGAGTCATTATTAAGAAGACCAATTAAATTAAGCCCTTCTTCCTTTAGGCTGCTAAATATATTTGCGGAAATATTTATTACACTTCCGTTATCTAAGAATATTAAAAGCTTTTCGTTAGTATTTGTAAATACTCCTTTTTCTTTCTTAGTTATATTTCTTCTGCTAGCAACTTGTCTTACAATACCATCTTCATTAATTGCCAGGAAAAATTCCTTATATTCATATGAAGATACAAATTCAGCATCAATAATTTCTTCTTTTGTTGGAAGCTGAACTAAGGATGTTGAAGCTATATTTCTGTCAGCAGACTCAATATTTGGCTCCAATACTGTAAAGTAAAGCCCTTGTTTGGTGGTAAGCTTTATAAATTTTTCTTCTCTTTCTTTCTCAACAAAGTTGACCTTGATTAGAGTCTCATCTTCCTTCACTCTCAAAGCAACAAGCTTTGTATATGCAGAAATAAATTTATCAACGGAAGTCTTCTTCATGTTTCCTTTGCTGGTTATAAAGATAAAATCCTTAGGAATTGATAAATCTTCAACAGAATAAACTGAAATTATTTTTTCTAAGCTCAAATCTAGTCCTCTTATTATAGCATCCAGTCTTTCACCTTTTTCCTTCCACCTAAACTCCGGAATAGCCGTTCCCTTAAGCTGATACATATTTCCCTTATCAGTGAAAAATAAGACAGTATGCTTTGTGTTGGATTCAAACAAGAATTTGTTGAAATCTCCTTCTCTAAAATCTATATCTTCAACATTGCTGTTGGACCTATTATAGGATTTTAAGGGAACCCTTTTTATATATCCTTCATTAGAAAGAGTCACTACAGTATCTTCAACTATTATAAGCTCTTCGATATCAATCTTTGCCTCTTCATCATTTTCAATAACCTCAGTCCGTCTAGCATCGCCATACTTTTCTTTAACCTCAGTAAGCTCAGCTCTTATAACCTTTAAAAGTTCCTTTTCGCTTTCAAGAATTTTTCTTAATCTCTTTATTTCCTTTTCAAGCTCCCTATGCTCCTTTTCAAAGGCCTTTATCTCAAGCCCTGTAAGTCTATAAAGCATAAGTTCTACTATGGCTTGAGCTTGGACTTCAGTAAATCCAAAAGTGTTCATCAAATTGAGTTCCGAGTCCTTCTTAGACTTTGAAGCCCTGATAACAGCTATAATTTCATCTAAAATATCAATAGCCTTAATAAAGCCTTCAACAATATGAAATCTCTTTTCGGCAATTTGAAGTTCTCTTTGAGTTCTTCTTGTTACTACCTCTCTTTGGTGGTTCACATAATGCATAAGCATTGTTTTAAGCCCCATAGTTGCAGGCTTTCCATTTGCAAGCGCAACCATGTTAAAGCTTACATTAGACTGCAAATCTGTCTTTTTGTATAGATATTTAAGAAGCTTTTCTGCGCCTTCCATATCTACTACTTTTTTTAGTTCAATAACAGCTCTTATACCATTTCTGTCAGATTCGTCTCTTATATCTGTTATTGCTTCTAAGGCTTTAGCATGCCTTTTATCGTCTGTCATTTCTGATATAGTCTGTAAAAGCTTTGCTTTAGACTTTCTATAAGGGAATTCTGTGATTACTATTCCTAGTCTTCCATTTTCCAGCTTTTCTATATAAGCCTTAGCTCTTAAAGTAACCTTTCCTTCTCCAGTTTCATAGGCAGAAAGCAAGGAATTTTTCCCTATGATTATTCCGCCTGTAGGTAGATCCGGACCCTTTATATATTGAAGCAGATCATTTGTTGTTATATTATTATTGTCAATATAAGCTAAAGCTCCATCTATGACTTCGTTTAAATTATGAGGAGGTATGTTTGTAGCTAGTCCAACAGCTATGCCAAAAGCACCATTAACCAAAAGGTTTGGATATCTACTCGGAAGCACCTTTGGTTCAAGTTCAGTACCTGAGTAGTTTTCCATCATATCAACTACATCTTTATCCATATCCCTGATCATTTCCATAGCTAACTTAGTTAACCTTGCCTCGGTATAACGCATTGCAGCAGCACTGTCTCCATCTTGACTTCCCCAGTTTCCATGTCCGTCTATAAGAGGTTTTCTTGTAGAGAAGTCCTGAGCAAGTATGACCATGGCTTCATAGACCGAAGAGTCCCCATGGGGGTGAAATTTACCTAGTATATCTCCAACAATTCTCGCTGACTTATAATAAGGCTTATCTGGAAAAGCCTTAAGCATATATGCTCCATATATAATTCTTCTGTGTACAGGCTTTAAGCCATCTCTTGCATCTGGAAGGGCTCTGTCTTTTGCAACCTCTACAGCATAAGGAAGATAATTCTCAGGCATAGCCTCTTCTATCGGAACCTTGACTATATTACCGTCCTTTGGGATATCTATCTTTTTAGCCATCCTTTAATCCTCCTTTAAAATTCAGCATACTTGTACATATAATTTTTCCTAGGCTCAACTACATCACCCATTAACAGTGACACCATCTTCTCAGCCTTTGCAGCATCTTCTATAGTAACCTGCTGAAGAGTTCTGGTTTCGGGATTTAAGGTTGTATCCCAAAGCTGGTCTGCATTCATTTCTCCAAGCCCCTTATACCTTTGTATAAGAGCACCTTTTCCTATTTGCTTTTTCACTGCTTCAAGCTCGTCATCACTATAAGCATACTTAGCAACTTCACCTTTTTTTTCAGTCTTGTATACCTTATATAGTGGAGGTGAAGCCAAATATAAATGACCTTTTTCTATAAGTGGTCTCATGTATCTGTATAAATAAGTCATCCACAGAGTTCTAATATGGTACCCGTCCACGTCTGCATCACTCATTATTATTATTTTGTCGTACTTTAATTCTTCTTCCCTATAGTTATCCAAGATTCCAGTACCAACAGCCGTGTTGAATATTTTAAGTTCTTCGCTGCTTAGAACATTCTCAAGCTTTTGCTTTTCTGTATTCATAATTTTACCTTTAGAAGGCATTATAGTCTGAAACCGTCTGTCTCTAGCCTGTTTCGCACTTCCGCCAGCTGAATCTCCCTCAACTACTATAAATTCACAAAGGGATTGATCTCTTAAAGTACATACTGCTATTTTACCAGCAAGAGGTGCTGTTCCTCTCCCTACTTTTTTCTTTTCAGCCTCATTTATCTTCTTGATTTTTTCTCTTCTTGCAGCAGCTTCCAGGGCATTATTTATAAACATCGCCGCCGTGTCTTTATTATCTTCAATCCACTCTGAAAATTTTGTATAGGCTAAGTCATTCATCATAGTATAAGCTTCATTGTTTCCAAGCTTATTTTTTGTCTGCCCTTCAAAAATTGGATTGCTTATTTTAACTCTGATAATAGCAGTTAAACCTTCTCTTAGATCATCACCTTCAAATTCCTTATCCTTTTCTTTGAGAAGATTAAGCTTTTTAGCCCATTCCTTAAAAGCTCTCGTCATGCCTGTCTTAAATCCGCTTTCATGAGTTCCAGCATCACGGGTAGGTATGTTATTAACATAGCTTAAAATATATTCACTTGTTGAATCGGTAAACTGCATGCACACTTCCCCATAAAGGTTGAGTCCATTTATTTCTCTTTCACCCTCAAATATTATTGGAATTTCGTGAATAACTGTTTTACTCTCATTTATATATTTTATAAAATCCAGTAATCCATTTTCTGAATGATATTCTTTAATTAATTGTTCTTCGCCTCTATCATCTATTAAAACAAGAGTTATACCTTTATTTTGAAAAGCAAGCTCTTGAAGTCTTTCATCTATAATTTCAAACTTAAACTCGATAGTAGAAAAGACATCTTTTTCTGCCTTAAAAGTTACCCTGGTACCTGTTTCTTTAGTTTTTCCTATCACCTCAAGTTGCGTTACTGCTGTTCCAGGCATATTCCTTTTTAATTGCTTATCATAAGCATACTCAAATCTCTGTCTGTGTACTTGTCCATTCTGATAAACCTCAACTTCGAGCCACTCAGATAAAGCATTTACAACTGCTGCACCAACTCCGTGAAGTCCTCCAGAAGTCTTATAATTCTTATTATCGAACTTTCCACCTGTGTGAAGTTCAGTAAAAACCATTTCCACTCCTGATTTCTTTTTAACAGGATGTATTCCAGTTGGAATCCCTCTTCCATTATCTATAACCGTTGCGCTCTTATCTTTATTTAATTTAATCGTTACTTTATCTCCATAGCCATTTGATATCTCATCAATAGCGTTGTCTAAAATCTCCCAAAGACAATGATGAAGTCCCTTGGATCCAGTAGAGCCTATATACATTCCCGGTCTCACTCGCACGGGTTCAAGCTTCTCTAAGGAAGTTAAGTCTGTGACATCATAGGAACCTTTAACCTTACTATTATCTTCCATGCTATTTTCTCCTTTAAAACTGTATGTACAAGAAAATAATCATATACCATCCCATATTATTTCCCTGTTATAAATTTAATATGATTTTACGAAAATGTAAAGCAAAACCTAAAGAACATGTGTTCTATTGTATAGTATTATATAATATAAAGCAATAGGCAATCAATGCTTTAGCACTGATTGCCCTTATAAGTTAAGGTGTTTTTAATTCTTTTGAATACATATCATACATTTGCTGTGCATCCTGTATATTTATCTTACCATCCAGAAATTTTCTATATAGAAAATAAAAATCTGTATTTAAATCTGAATTCATGGTTTTTGTTTCATTCATCTTTTCCTTTATTAGATCCGCTAGAACAGTCCTATTGTTTTTAGTGTCCTGGTCAATATATTCTATTATTTTATGTATTTTTTCTTTAATAAAGTAATCTGCACAATATACTTCAATTTCATTTAAATCCATACGAATTTTTTCTATAAGTCTTATATATACACTTTCTAAATCTTCTTTCTCCATAGCTACACCTACTTCTACTTTTATAATATATGGAATTTATACAACTCGTCTAATAGTTTTATACGTCTATATTTTTTAAAATAGGGGGGTAGCAAATAATTAAAAACAAAAAGACTTGCATCTCAAAATTATGATACAAGTCTTTTTTTCTACATTGCTGCTTCAGATTCTATTTCATTATTATATGCTATTAAATTAAGTTCTTTTTCTGAATTAGCTACAATCACAGTACCTACAGCATCTCCAGTTACATTTACTACTGTTCTCATCATGTCAAGGATTCTATCAATACTCAATATTATCGGAATACCTTCAACTGGTATTCCAACCTGAAGAAGCACCATTGAAAGCATAACCATTCCTGCTCCCGGAACACCTGCTGTACCTATTGAAGCTAAAGTTGCAGTAAGGATAATCATAAGCATAGATTGAAAATTAAGATTAACTCCGTAGAGTTGAGCTAAAAATATAGTTGCAACTCCCTGCATTATTGCTGTACCGTCCATGTTAACAGTTGCACCAAAAGGGATTGTAAAACTTGCAATGGGCTTTGGAACACCAAGCTTTTTCTCGCACACCTCCAGGTTTATTGGTATCGTTGCATTACTGCTGGAAGTTGAAAAGGCTACTGTCATTACTGGCCAGAACTTTTTGAAGAAATAAATAGGATTAACCTTTCCAAGCACCCTAAGAAAAATACCATATACAAACACAACTTGTACTATCAATCCAAGTACAATAGTTAAAGCGTATTTTATTAGTGGAAGCAGTACTGCTATACCTTGAAACATAATAACATTTGAGATTAGAGCAAAAACACCTATTGGAGCTGTTACCATTATTAATCCTATAATTTTTAATAGTACTTCATTAATTTGATTTATAGTATTAAATAATGGCTTTGTTTTTTCTCCAAGCATAGTCATTGCAATTCCAAATATTATGGCAAAAAATATTATTTGCAGCATATCTCCTTTAACTAGAGATTCAATAGGATTTGTTGGTATCATGTTTGTAAAAATATCCATAACAAATGGAGCTTGCACAGCTTTAAACTCCTTGCCCATAGCAGCAAGGCTAGTGCCTATTCCTGGATCTATTAGATTAGCTAAAATTAGAGCTAAAGATACTGCAGCAGCAGTTGTAGCAAGGTAAAAAACAAATATTTTACCTCCTACCCTGCCGAGTTTTCTTATGTCCCCTATACTAGCCGCACCACAAATTAAAGAACAAAGTACAAGAGGTACCACAAGCATTTTTATTCCATTTATAAACATTTTGCCAAGCGGTACCAACACCCACTTGCTTACCTCATTATTAAAGGGTAAGGGGAAAAACGCATTAGCAATAACCCCAAAGATAATACCGAATATTAGTGCAAAAAGAATTTGATGCGTCAAAGATATTTTTTTCATTCAAAGCAGCCCCCTATGAATTATTTTATTTTTATAATTGCATTTTGTGATATTATTTTAGCATATTAAAGGTGTACTTTCAATAATTTTATTTAAGTATTGAATTATTTAATTTTGTATAATTCATTTTTCAAAAACTTCCCAACCATTCTTCCTATTAATAATCATCAAAATTAAAAAAGAGATATGTTCTTCTTGCTAAAACATATCTCTTTTTTATCATTATTAATATTAAATTAACTCAGTATATCTCTTTATTTTTTGTAGATCACCGTACCGCTAGCTTGATGAGTTGGAGTAACTGTAATTTCACAGATTTGAACATGTTCTGGTACAGTGGCAGCATAAAGCGCTACATCCGCAATATCTTCAGCACTAAGAGCCTTGATTCCATCATATACTTTTGTGGCTCTTTCCTCGTCCCCATGGAATCTAACTACGCTGAAATTAGTCTCTACCATTCCAGGTTGTATATTTGTTACCTTAATTGGGGTATGAACTAAATCCATTCTCAAGCCATCACTAATAAATTTAACTGCAGCTTTAGTAGCACAATACACAGCGCCATTAGGATAAGCTTGAACTCCTGCTATTGAACCTATGTTTATTACGTGCCCTCTCTGGTTTTCAACCATGCTTGGAACTACTTTCCTAGTTAAATATAAAAGTCCTTTTACGTTTGTATCAATCATTTCATCAAAATCATCAAGGCTTCCTTCCTGAACCTTTTCAAGTCCCAAAGCAAGTCCTGCGTTATTTATCAATATGTTTATATTTCTCAATTCTGATGGAATGCTATCAAATACCTTATCTACTGCTTTTCTGTCCCTAATATCCAGTTCATATGTATAAACCATATTCCCATACTTGCTCTCAAGCTCAGCCTTTAACAAGTTAAGCTTTTTAAAATTTCTAGCACAAAGCAGCAGTACTGCACCTTCCTTTGCGAACTTTTTAGCCATAGCTTCTCCTAATCCACTGCTGGCGCCACTAATAAAAACTATCTTATCTTTCAACATTTCTACCCCTCCTGTAATTGTTAGAAGCTCATAAAGATTGTTATTTTCTACATTTTATTTTAAAAATTTCTTATAAATAATTATAACTCATATTTTTTAACTTTACATTATTCTTTTTCCTTGAACTGCAAAAATCTAATAGTTACAATAGTAGTAAGCGTTTCGTATTTTCATCTATTATTATAACTAACTTGTTGAGGTATAACATGATTAATTTATTAAAAGGCCTTGTTAATAATCTAAGCTATATAATAATTATAGCTTTTATAATCTCAAACTTATCTGTATTTAAAAAAATTATACAAAAGAACGAATTCGGAAAGGTAGAACTTATTATATTATCTGCAATTTTTTCTGTATTTGGAATACTAGGAACTTATTCAGGAACAGACGTATATGGCGCAATAGCTAATACAAGGATTATAGGAATAATGGCTGGCGGCATATTGTGCGGACCTTTTGTAGGCATCGTTTCCGGAGTAGTCGCGGGTCTTCATAGATTTACCTATGATGTTGGCGGAATAACTTCTATACCTTGTGCTATAAGTACCATATTAGCAGGATTTGCTTCTGCATTAATATATAAAAAAGGAACAAAATACGGAAAGTGGTTCTATGGGTTTTTAGGCGGATTTGTTATGGAGAGTATTGAAATGTTTCTCATACTCATAATATCTAAGCCCTTCCCGGCAGCTTTGTCTATAGTAAAAAGCATATACTTACCAATGAGTTTTACAAACGCCTTTGGAATATCAATACTTATTATTATTATTGAAAAGTTATTTAAGGAAAAAGAACAGATAGCAGCAAAACAGGCCCAGCTAGCACTAGAAATTGCAAATAAAACCCTACCTTATTTCAGGGATATAAACAATGATTCTTTTAAGAAAATATGTTCAATAATAAAAGATTCTACTGGAGCCGCAGCTGTTGCTATAACAGACAAAACTACAATTTTAGCTCATGAAGGGCTTGGCGCGGATCATCATATATGCGGGCAGCCAATTCAAACTAATGCAACCTTAAAGGTTATTGATGATGGAATTATGCGCATCTTAAATTCTCCAAAAGAAATACAATGCTTCTGCAGGCACTGCTCGCTAAAGTCTGCCGTTGTAGCCCCACTTAAAGAAGGAGATGAAGTTATAGGCACACTGAAGCTTTATTATGCTAAGGAGAATGGTATTTCCTTTACTAACGAAAAGCTTGCTCTTGGCCTTTCTCAGCTTATATCTACTCAACTTGAGATAAGCAAGGTTGGAAAGTTAAGAGATATGGCAGCAAAAGCAGAGATAAAAGCTCTTCAGGCACAAATAAATCCTCATTTTCTCTTTAATGCCTTAAATACTATAGTATCTTTTATGAGATTTAATCCAAATGGAGCTCGTGAGTTAATAATTAATTTATCAACCTATTTAAGGCATAATATAGAAGAAAACAGTACTTTTGTTGACATAAGCAAGGAGCTTGAACAAGTAAAAGCCTACGTTGAGATTGAGAAAGCCCGCTTTGGAGACAAACTTCATGTACTTTATGATATAGATGAAACGCTGCATATGCAGATCCCTTCGCTTATAATTCAGCCGTTAGTTGAAAACTCTATAAAGCATGGCATTTTGAAAGGCTCTGGCTCTGGCAATGTTAAAATTCAAGTAAAAAAACACAACTTAGATGAAACGCTTATATCTGTTGAGGATGATGGCATAGGAATACCGCAGGAAATAATCGAAAGCATTTATGAAGGCAATCTTCCTGAAAATAAGATTGGACTTTCAAATGTTTATAATAGACTTCTCCATATATACGGCTCTAGTCTTAAAATAGAACGTCTTTCTAAAGGAACTAAAATAAGTTTTATCCTTCATAAGCTAAAGAAAGGAGACTAAATTTATGAATTGTATTATAGTTGATGACGAACTTCCTGCTATACAGGAACTAAGCTATTTTATTTCTAATTTCAGCTCAATAAAAATTACCGAGAAGTTTGACGACAGTATAAAAGCACTTGAATATATTCAAAATAATTTAGTTGATATAATTTTTCTTGATATTAATATGCCAAAGCTTGATGGTCTTGCTTTCAGCAGAGTGATAAATACTCAAAAGTCAAAACCTCTATTAGTTTTTATTACTGCTTATAGAGATTATGCTGTAGAGGCCTTTGAAGTAGCCGCCTTCGATTATATACTTAAACCTTATTCAGAAAACAGAATAGCAGATACTCTAAAAAGGCTTGAAGGCTGCTCTGTTGGCAAATGCAGCAACAACAAGCTTACAATATGGAAGAACGAAAAACTTTTCGTTCTAAATTTAACTGATATTTACTATTGCAGAGCTAATGAGCACGATGTTTTCATATATACAAAGTCTGAAGAATTTAAAATCACTTCAAGCATAGGGGAGCTGTATAAAAAACTGCCACAAGAAATCTTTTTTAAATGCCATAGATCTTATATAGTAAATTTGGATAAAATAACAGAAATTATACCTTGGTTTAATAATACCTACATGCTAAAACTTCAAGGAATAGTAGCCGAAGTTCCAGTAAGCAGGCACAATATTACACGATTTAAACACTTAATGGGCATATGAATGCATTTCATGTGCCCATTTTGTTATTTAACGAAATATTCAATGTAAACATATACATTTATTTTATAATTAACTTGTAAAATAAATTTTGTAGGAGGTTATTTTTATGGTATCATTCTTTTTATCTATTGCTGCCTTGCTTATAGGCTATTTTATTTACAGCAAAGTCGTGGAAAAAGCTTTCGGTGCAGACGATAGTGTCCAAACTCCAGCTGTTAGACTTGAAGATGGTGTTGACTTTGTTAAAATGCCCGCTTGGAAAATTTTCTTAATCCAATTCTTAAATATTGCTGGTACTGGCCCAATCTTCGGTGCTATAGCAGGTGCATTATGGGGTCCTGCTGCTTTCCTATGGATTGTATTAGGTTCAATATTTGCTGGTGGTGTTCACGACTATCTTTCGGGTATGCTTTCAGTAAGGCACGATGGAGCAAGTATTCCTGAGGTTGTTGGAAAGTATCTTGGACCAGGTTTTAAAAACTTCATGAGAGGCTTCTCTGTTGTTGTTCTAATTCTTGTGGGTGTTGTTTTCATAACCACTCCTGCAAATCTTTTAGCTTCATTAACACCTGCAGCTTTAGATGCAAAGTTTTGGGTATATGTTATATTTGCTTATTATATACTAGCTACATTAGTTCCAATAGACAAGCTTATAGGGAAGATTTATCCCATATTTGGTGTTTGTCTTCTGATAATGGCTTTAGGAGTATCAGGCGGTATAATATTTGGAGGGTATAAAATACCTGAAATTACCTTAACCAATTTACACCCTAAAAATCTTCCAATTTGGCCTCTTATGTTTATTTCAATAGCTTGCGGAGCTATATCAGGTTTCCACTCGACTCAATCCCCGCTTATGGCTAGATGTATAACTTCTGAAAAGCAAGGTAGAGCAATATTCTACGGAGCTATGATAGCTGAAGGCATTGTTGCTTTAATATGGGCAGCAGCTGCTATAGCTTTCTTTGGCAGTACAGGTGAACTTAGTGCTCAAATGAATGCCAATGGAGGACAAGGTTGGGTAGTAAGTACAATATCTAACACTCTTTTAGGCAAATTTGGGGGAGCGCTTGCAATACTAGGTGTTGTTGCCTGTCCTGTTACTTCTGGCGACACTGCCTTTAGAAGTGCTAGACTTACAATTGCAGATTTCCTTAATTACAAGCAAGGACCAATGAAAAACAGACTTATGATAACTGTTCCACTATTTGTTATAGGCTTTATTTTAACTAGAATAGATTTTAATATTCTTTGGAGATATTTTGCATGGTCTAATCAAACTTTAGCTATGATAGTGCTTTGGGCATCCGCTATGTATCTAGCTTTAAGAAAGCAAATTCACTGGATAGCTACGGTACCTGCAACCTTTATGACTGCAGTTTCAATAACTTACATTCTTGTTGCTCCAGAAGGCTTCAAGCTTTCAAGCACAATAGCTTACCCAATCGGTATAGCAGTTGCAATAGGAGCTCTTGCAGTATTTTTAACAGCTGCAAATAAGAAAACACAAGCTCAGTCATCTAAAGTGAGCGCATAGTAATTAAAAGCTGCGGTACAGCTTCTATGTAAACCGCAGCTTTAATTATTATAAAGGTTTTATATTAGACTTAAAGTACTTCATTGTGCTAAAATCAATTTGTAGCTTTAAATTTAAAATTATTTAGGGGTGGATGACTATGAATTACAAAGAAGTATTAAAAACAGCAAAGTCAAATTTAAATGGTAGCTGCAGAGTTTGTCCTGTATGTAATGGAAAGGTTTGCTCTGGAGAAATTCCTGGCATGGGTGGGAAAGGAACTGGAGAAGCCTTTACTATTAATATTGATGCTCTTAGAAAGCATAAGCTCAACATGAGAGTTCTTCACAATGCAAGCAATCCTGACACTTCAATAGAGTTATTTGGAAGGAAAATGAGAATACCTGTGTTTGCTGCTCCTGTATCTGGTACAACCCTTAATATGGGCGGAAAGTTTACTGAGCAGGAATACATATCCTGGGTAATCGATGGCTGCCTTAAAGCTGGGCTTTACCCAATGGTTGGCGATACAGCTGTAGATTCTTTCTTAATTACAAACCTGGAAGAACTCAAAAAGGCAGGCGGAGATGGAGTTGCATTTATAAAGCCTTGGAAAAACTCTGAAGTCATTAGTAAAATACGCCTTGCTGAAGAAGCAGGTGCTTATGCTGTTGGTATGGATATAGATGCTGCTGGTCTTATAACTCTGGCCCTTCACGGTAAGCCAGTGGGACCAAAAACTGTACAGGATATAAAGGAAATAGTTCAAAGCACAAAACTGCCTTTCATATTAAAAGGAATTATGACTCCTGACGAAGCTGAATTAGCCGTTGAAGCTGGTGTAGCAGCAATAGTTGTATCAAATCATGGTGGCAGAGTTCTGGATCAAACACCAGGAGTTGCAGATGTACTACCTGAAATATCAGCTAAAGTTAAGGGAAAGATAACTATACTTGCCGATGGCGGTGTAAGAAATGGTGTTGATGTGCTTAAAATGCTTGCTCTTGGGGCTGATGCAGTTCTAATTGGAAGACCTTTTGTTTCTGCTTCCTTTGGAGGTCAATCCGAGGGGGTTAAAATATATATCGACACTATAGCTGATGATTTAAGATCTGCTATGATACTAACTGGCTGTAATTCAGTGGCTGAAGTTACAGATAGGATTTTATTTAAATAATTTATTCCATATAAAAAAGAACAATTAACAGCTAATTGAAAGCTGTTAATTGTTCTTTTTTACTATATTTTAGGAATTATCTCATTCTGAAAAAAACTTCTAGCCGTAGTTCCTGAAACACTGAAAATCTTATCATCATCTACCATCACCGATACACTTTCAGTGCAGTGTCCCAAACAAAATACTGCTTTCAGTTCCACCCTATCAGATATATTATATTCTTCAATCATCTGCTGAAAAACGTTAAGAACATTATAGGAGCCTTTAATGTGACAGGCACTGCCTACACAAACACTTATAGTTACCATATCAACTACTCCCTTCCCTTATAATGAACATGAAGAAGCTCGTGAACCTTTCCCTTTAAAAGCCCTGAGTACAAGCTCATCATAACAGGATTCTCTTCTGAACGCTTTATACTACTCATTCTATCAGCTTCGTATAAGCCTGCCCCTCTCTTTATTTTTCCTTCGG
The genomic region above belongs to Clostridium swellfunianum and contains:
- a CDS encoding DNA topoisomerase IV subunit A — encoded protein: MAKKIDIPKDGNIVKVPIEEAMPENYLPYAVEVAKDRALPDARDGLKPVHRRIIYGAYMLKAFPDKPYYKSARIVGDILGKFHPHGDSSVYEAMVILAQDFSTRKPLIDGHGNWGSQDGDSAAAMRYTEARLTKLAMEMIRDMDKDVVDMMENYSGTELEPKVLPSRYPNLLVNGAFGIAVGLATNIPPHNLNEVIDGALAYIDNNNITTNDLLQYIKGPDLPTGGIIIGKNSLLSAYETGEGKVTLRAKAYIEKLENGRLGIVITEFPYRKSKAKLLQTISEMTDDKRHAKALEAITDIRDESDRNGIRAVIELKKVVDMEGAEKLLKYLYKKTDLQSNVSFNMVALANGKPATMGLKTMLMHYVNHQREVVTRRTQRELQIAEKRFHIVEGFIKAIDILDEIIAVIRASKSKKDSELNLMNTFGFTEVQAQAIVELMLYRLTGLEIKAFEKEHRELEKEIKRLRKILESEKELLKVIRAELTEVKEKYGDARRTEVIENDEEAKIDIEELIIVEDTVVTLSNEGYIKRVPLKSYNRSNSNVEDIDFREGDFNKFLFESNTKHTVLFFTDKGNMYQLKGTAIPEFRWKEKGERLDAIIRGLDLSLEKIISVYSVEDLSIPKDFIFITSKGNMKKTSVDKFISAYTKLVALRVKEDETLIKVNFVEKEREEKFIKLTTKQGLYFTVLEPNIESADRNIASTSLVQLPTKEEIIDAEFVSSYEYKEFFLAINEDGIVRQVASRRNITKKEKGVFTNTNEKLLIFLDNGSVINISANIFSSLKEEGLNLIGLLNNDSNIKVLNVLGVKDFTNSVEVLFISKKGLVKKTKLEEFSGDYLNTQAYKLKTEEDELIAVDYTLQEDNKDIIIVTRKALCIRFKSSDIPAMGKVASGVIGISLKEEDEAVFAALVTPGDVNATPGLDEIALASSEEKELVLVTSKKNKLSVKLGQIKQQNRAGKGTNLTILVFDEIIKEGKIN
- a CDS encoding DNA gyrase/topoisomerase IV subunit B; its protein translation is MEDNSKVKGSYDVTDLTSLEKLEPVRVRPGMYIGSTGSKGLHHCLWEILDNAIDEISNGYGDKVTIKLNKDKSATVIDNGRGIPTGIHPVKKKSGVEMVFTELHTGGKFDNKNYKTSGGLHGVGAAVVNALSEWLEVEVYQNGQVHRQRFEYAYDKQLKRNMPGTAVTQLEVIGKTKETGTRVTFKAEKDVFSTIEFKFEIIDERLQELAFQNKGITLVLIDDRGEEQLIKEYHSENGLLDFIKYINESKTVIHEIPIIFEGEREINGLNLYGEVCMQFTDSTSEYILSYVNNIPTRDAGTHESGFKTGMTRAFKEWAKKLNLLKEKDKEFEGDDLREGLTAIIRVKISNPIFEGQTKNKLGNNEAYTMMNDLAYTKFSEWIEDNKDTAAMFINNALEAAARREKIKKINEAEKKKVGRGTAPLAGKIAVCTLRDQSLCEFIVVEGDSAGGSAKQARDRRFQTIMPSKGKIMNTEKQKLENVLSSEELKIFNTAVGTGILDNYREEELKYDKIIIMSDADVDGYHIRTLWMTYLYRYMRPLIEKGHLYLASPPLYKVYKTEKKGEVAKYAYSDDELEAVKKQIGKGALIQRYKGLGEMNADQLWDTTLNPETRTLQQVTIEDAAKAEKMVSLLMGDVVEPRKNYMYKYAEF
- a CDS encoding dicarboxylate/amino acid:cation symporter, whose translation is MKKISLTHQILFALIFGIIFGVIANAFFPLPFNNEVSKWVLVPLGKMFINGIKMLVVPLVLCSLICGAASIGDIRKLGRVGGKIFVFYLATTAAAVSLALILANLIDPGIGTSLAAMGKEFKAVQAPFVMDIFTNMIPTNPIESLVKGDMLQIIFFAIIFGIAMTMLGEKTKPLFNTINQINEVLLKIIGLIMVTAPIGVFALISNVIMFQGIAVLLPLIKYALTIVLGLIVQVVFVYGIFLRVLGKVNPIYFFKKFWPVMTVAFSTSSSNATIPINLEVCEKKLGVPKPIASFTIPFGATVNMDGTAIMQGVATIFLAQLYGVNLNFQSMLMIILTATLASIGTAGVPGAGMVMLSMVLLQVGIPVEGIPIILSIDRILDMMRTVVNVTGDAVGTVIVANSEKELNLIAYNNEIESEAAM
- a CDS encoding SDR family NAD(P)-dependent oxidoreductase, coding for MLKDKIVFISGASSGLGEAMAKKFAKEGAVLLLCARNFKKLNLLKAELESKYGNMVYTYELDIRDRKAVDKVFDSIPSELRNINILINNAGLALGLEKVQEGSLDDFDEMIDTNVKGLLYLTRKVVPSMVENQRGHVINIGSIAGVQAYPNGAVYCATKAAVKFISDGLRMDLVHTPIKVTNIQPGMVETNFSVVRFHGDEERATKVYDGIKALSAEDIADVALYAATVPEHVQICEITVTPTHQASGTVIYKK